In Amia ocellicauda isolate fAmiCal2 chromosome 5, fAmiCal2.hap1, whole genome shotgun sequence, a genomic segment contains:
- the exoc7 gene encoding exocyst complex component 7 isoform X2: MIPTEDASARKREIEEKLKQEQDTLSFIRDNLEKSDQLTKGMVSILSSFESRLMQLENSIIPVHKQTENLQRLQDNVDKTLSCLDHVISYYHVAKDTDKIIKEGPAGRLEEYLACIAKIQKAVEYFQDNNPDSPELNTVKARFEKGKELLEAEFRSLLTRYSKPVPPILILDLIGGDEELDVQEEVTLEHLPEAVLQDIICISGWLVEYGRNQDFMNVYFQIRSSQLDRSIKGLKEHFRKSSSSSGVLYSPAVQNKRKDTPTKKPPKRPGTIRKAQNLLKQYSQHGLDGKKGGTNLTPLEGHDYDLRVKHLSDALSEKHGAVVGKDDVLDIEIDSYIHCISAFVKLAQSEYQLLTDIIPEHHQKKTFDSLIQEALDNLMLEGDNIVSAARRAIMRHDYSAVLTIFPILRHLKQTKPEFDQVLQGTAASTKNKLPTLITSMETIGAKALEEFADSIKNDPDKEYNMPKDGTVHELTSNAILFLQQLLDFQETAGAMLASQETSSSASSYSSEFSRRLLSTYICKVLGNLQLNLLSKSKVYEDSALSAIFLHNNYNYILKSLEKSELIQLVAVTHKKAETSYRELIEQQIQTYQRSWFKVTEYLTDRNMPAFQPGTKLKDKERQMIKDKFKGFNDGLEELCKIQKVWAIPDKDQRDAIRQAQKRMVSEAYRAFLQRYANIQFTKNPEKYHKYRPEHVEEMIERLFDTSA; this comes from the exons ATGATCCCGACGGAGGATGCATCCGCCAGGAAAAGGGAAATAGAGGAGAAACTGAAACAG GAACAGGATACATTATCATTTATCCGTGATAACTTGGAGAAGAGTGATCAGTTGACCAAAGGCATG GTGTCCATCTTGTCCTCGTTCGAGAGCCGCCTCATGCAGCTGGAGAACTCCATCATCCCTGTGCACAAGCAGACTGAGAATCTGCAGCGCCTGCAGGACAACGTGGACAAGaccctctcctgcctggaccaTGTGATCAGCTACTACCACGTAGCAAAAGACACGGACAAGATCATAAAGGAAGG ACCTGCAGGCAGACTCGAGGAGTATCTGGCTTGTATCGCCAAAATCCAGAAAGCAGTGGAATATTTTCAGGACAACAATCCTGACAGCCCAGAGCTCAACACGGTG AAAGCTCGGTTCGAGAAGGGCAAGGAGCTGCTGGAGGCTGAGTTTCGGAGCCTTCTGACCCGCTACAGCAAACCCGTGCCTCCCATCCTCATCCTCGACTTGATTGGTGGGGACGAGGAGCTGGACGTCCAGGAGGAGGTCACCCTTGAGCACCTGCCCGAGGCCGTGCTGCAGGACATCATCTGCATCTCCGGCTGGCTCGTAGAGTATGGCCGCAACCAGG ACTTCATGAACGTGTATTTCCAGATCAGGTCCAGCCAGCTGGACCGCTCCATAAAGGGGCTAAAGGAACATTTTCGCAAGAGCAGCTCCTCCTCTGGTGTGCTGTACTCTCCGGCGGTGCAGAACAAGCGCAAGGACACACCCACCAAGAAACCCCCCAAGAGACCAG GCACAATCCGTAAGGCTCAGAACCTTCTGAAACAGTACTCTCAGCATGGGCTGGATGGGAAAAAAGGGGGCACTAACCTCACTCCTTTGGAAG GTCATGATTACGACCTGAGGGTCAAACACCTCTCTGATGCCCTGAGTGAGAAGCACGGGGCTGTTGTGG GCAAAGATGACGTCCTGGACATTGAGATCGATTCCTATATCCACTGCATCAGTGCCTTTGTGAAGCTGGCCCAGAGCGAGTACCAGCTGCTCACCGACATCATCCCTGAACACCACCAGAAGAAGACCTTTGACTCCCTCATCCAG GAGGCTCTGGACAATCTGATGCTGGAAGGAGACAATATAGTGTCTGCGGCGCGGAGGGCCATCATGCGGCACGACTATTCCGCCGTGCTCACAATCTTCCCCATCCTGCGGCATCTGAAGCAGACCAAGCCCGAGTTCGACCAGGTCCTCCAG GGGACGGCCGCCAGTACGAAGAACAAGCTGCCCACTCTCATCACCTCCATGGAGACCATTGGCGCCAAAGCACTGGAGGAATTTGCAGACAGCATTAAG AATGATCCAGACAAGGAGTATAACATGCCCAAGGATGGGACTGTCCATGAGTTGACGAGCAAT GCTATCTTGTTTCTTCAGCAGCTGCTAGATTTCCAGGAGACGGCCGGTGCCATGCTGGCCTCTCAAG AAACCAGTTCATCTGCCAGCAGTTACAGCTCAGAGTTCAGCCGGAGACTCCTCAGTACCTACATCT GTAAAGTGCTGGGAAATCTGCAGCTGAACCTCCTGAGCAAATCTAAAGTGTATGAAGACTCGGCTCTCAGTGCCATCTTCCTGCACAACAACTACAACTACATCCTGAAGTCACTGGAGAA GTCCGAGCTGATCCAGCTGGTGGCAGTGACGCACAAGAAGGCCGAGACCTCCTACAGAGAGCTGATCGAGCAGCAGATTCAGACTTACCAGCGAAG CTGGTTCAAGGTCACAGAGTACCTGACTGACAGGAATATGCCAGCTTTCCAGCCCGGCACCAAG CTGAAAGATAAGGAACGTCAGATGATTAAAGACAAATTTAAG GGCTTTAACGATGGCCTTGAGGAGCTGTGTAAAATCCAAAAGGTCTGGGCTATCCCTGACAAGGATCAGCGCGATGCTATCCGGCAGGCCCAGAAGAGGATGGTGTCCGAAGCCTACAGAGCTTTCTTGCAAAG GTATGCTAACATCCAATTCACCAAGAACCCAGAGAAATACCACAAATACAGACCCGAACATGTGGAGGAGATGATCGAGAGGCTGTTTGATACATCGGCGTGA
- the exoc7 gene encoding exocyst complex component 7 isoform X1: MIPTEDASARKREIEEKLKQEQDTLSFIRDNLEKSDQLTKGMVSILSSFESRLMQLENSIIPVHKQTENLQRLQDNVDKTLSCLDHVISYYHVAKDTDKIIKEGPAGRLEEYLACIAKIQKAVEYFQDNNPDSPELNTVKARFEKGKELLEAEFRSLLTRYSKPVPPILILDLIGGDEELDVQEEVTLEHLPEAVLQDIICISGWLVEYGRNQDFMNVYFQIRSSQLDRSIKGLKEHFRKSSSSSGVLYSPAVQNKRKDTPTKKPPKRPVYIPGTIRKAQNLLKQYSQHGLDGKKGGTNLTPLEGHDYDLRVKHLSDALSEKHGAVVGKDDVLDIEIDSYIHCISAFVKLAQSEYQLLTDIIPEHHQKKTFDSLIQEALDNLMLEGDNIVSAARRAIMRHDYSAVLTIFPILRHLKQTKPEFDQVLQGTAASTKNKLPTLITSMETIGAKALEEFADSIKNDPDKEYNMPKDGTVHELTSNAILFLQQLLDFQETAGAMLASQETSSSASSYSSEFSRRLLSTYICKVLGNLQLNLLSKSKVYEDSALSAIFLHNNYNYILKSLEKSELIQLVAVTHKKAETSYRELIEQQIQTYQRSWFKVTEYLTDRNMPAFQPGTKLKDKERQMIKDKFKGFNDGLEELCKIQKVWAIPDKDQRDAIRQAQKRMVSEAYRAFLQRYANIQFTKNPEKYHKYRPEHVEEMIERLFDTSA, encoded by the exons ATGATCCCGACGGAGGATGCATCCGCCAGGAAAAGGGAAATAGAGGAGAAACTGAAACAG GAACAGGATACATTATCATTTATCCGTGATAACTTGGAGAAGAGTGATCAGTTGACCAAAGGCATG GTGTCCATCTTGTCCTCGTTCGAGAGCCGCCTCATGCAGCTGGAGAACTCCATCATCCCTGTGCACAAGCAGACTGAGAATCTGCAGCGCCTGCAGGACAACGTGGACAAGaccctctcctgcctggaccaTGTGATCAGCTACTACCACGTAGCAAAAGACACGGACAAGATCATAAAGGAAGG ACCTGCAGGCAGACTCGAGGAGTATCTGGCTTGTATCGCCAAAATCCAGAAAGCAGTGGAATATTTTCAGGACAACAATCCTGACAGCCCAGAGCTCAACACGGTG AAAGCTCGGTTCGAGAAGGGCAAGGAGCTGCTGGAGGCTGAGTTTCGGAGCCTTCTGACCCGCTACAGCAAACCCGTGCCTCCCATCCTCATCCTCGACTTGATTGGTGGGGACGAGGAGCTGGACGTCCAGGAGGAGGTCACCCTTGAGCACCTGCCCGAGGCCGTGCTGCAGGACATCATCTGCATCTCCGGCTGGCTCGTAGAGTATGGCCGCAACCAGG ACTTCATGAACGTGTATTTCCAGATCAGGTCCAGCCAGCTGGACCGCTCCATAAAGGGGCTAAAGGAACATTTTCGCAAGAGCAGCTCCTCCTCTGGTGTGCTGTACTCTCCGGCGGTGCAGAACAAGCGCAAGGACACACCCACCAAGAAACCCCCCAAGAGACCAG TCTACATCCCAG GCACAATCCGTAAGGCTCAGAACCTTCTGAAACAGTACTCTCAGCATGGGCTGGATGGGAAAAAAGGGGGCACTAACCTCACTCCTTTGGAAG GTCATGATTACGACCTGAGGGTCAAACACCTCTCTGATGCCCTGAGTGAGAAGCACGGGGCTGTTGTGG GCAAAGATGACGTCCTGGACATTGAGATCGATTCCTATATCCACTGCATCAGTGCCTTTGTGAAGCTGGCCCAGAGCGAGTACCAGCTGCTCACCGACATCATCCCTGAACACCACCAGAAGAAGACCTTTGACTCCCTCATCCAG GAGGCTCTGGACAATCTGATGCTGGAAGGAGACAATATAGTGTCTGCGGCGCGGAGGGCCATCATGCGGCACGACTATTCCGCCGTGCTCACAATCTTCCCCATCCTGCGGCATCTGAAGCAGACCAAGCCCGAGTTCGACCAGGTCCTCCAG GGGACGGCCGCCAGTACGAAGAACAAGCTGCCCACTCTCATCACCTCCATGGAGACCATTGGCGCCAAAGCACTGGAGGAATTTGCAGACAGCATTAAG AATGATCCAGACAAGGAGTATAACATGCCCAAGGATGGGACTGTCCATGAGTTGACGAGCAAT GCTATCTTGTTTCTTCAGCAGCTGCTAGATTTCCAGGAGACGGCCGGTGCCATGCTGGCCTCTCAAG AAACCAGTTCATCTGCCAGCAGTTACAGCTCAGAGTTCAGCCGGAGACTCCTCAGTACCTACATCT GTAAAGTGCTGGGAAATCTGCAGCTGAACCTCCTGAGCAAATCTAAAGTGTATGAAGACTCGGCTCTCAGTGCCATCTTCCTGCACAACAACTACAACTACATCCTGAAGTCACTGGAGAA GTCCGAGCTGATCCAGCTGGTGGCAGTGACGCACAAGAAGGCCGAGACCTCCTACAGAGAGCTGATCGAGCAGCAGATTCAGACTTACCAGCGAAG CTGGTTCAAGGTCACAGAGTACCTGACTGACAGGAATATGCCAGCTTTCCAGCCCGGCACCAAG CTGAAAGATAAGGAACGTCAGATGATTAAAGACAAATTTAAG GGCTTTAACGATGGCCTTGAGGAGCTGTGTAAAATCCAAAAGGTCTGGGCTATCCCTGACAAGGATCAGCGCGATGCTATCCGGCAGGCCCAGAAGAGGATGGTGTCCGAAGCCTACAGAGCTTTCTTGCAAAG GTATGCTAACATCCAATTCACCAAGAACCCAGAGAAATACCACAAATACAGACCCGAACATGTGGAGGAGATGATCGAGAGGCTGTTTGATACATCGGCGTGA
- the exoc7 gene encoding exocyst complex component 7 isoform X4 yields MIPTEDASARKREIEEKLKQEQDTLSFIRDNLEKSDQLTKGMVSILSSFESRLMQLENSIIPVHKQTENLQRLQDNVDKTLSCLDHVISYYHVAKDTDKIIKEGPAGRLEEYLACIAKIQKAVEYFQDNNPDSPELNTVKARFEKGKELLEAEFRSLLTRYSKPVPPILILDLIGGDEELDVQEEVTLEHLPEAVLQDIICISGWLVEYGRNQDFMNVYFQIRSSQLDRSIKGLKEHFRKSSSSSGVLYSPAVQNKRKDTPTKKPPKRPGTIRKAQNLLKQYSQHGLDGKKGGTNLTPLEGKDDVLDIEIDSYIHCISAFVKLAQSEYQLLTDIIPEHHQKKTFDSLIQEALDNLMLEGDNIVSAARRAIMRHDYSAVLTIFPILRHLKQTKPEFDQVLQGTAASTKNKLPTLITSMETIGAKALEEFADSIKNDPDKEYNMPKDGTVHELTSNAILFLQQLLDFQETAGAMLASQETSSSASSYSSEFSRRLLSTYICKVLGNLQLNLLSKSKVYEDSALSAIFLHNNYNYILKSLEKSELIQLVAVTHKKAETSYRELIEQQIQTYQRSWFKVTEYLTDRNMPAFQPGTKLKDKERQMIKDKFKGFNDGLEELCKIQKVWAIPDKDQRDAIRQAQKRMVSEAYRAFLQRYANIQFTKNPEKYHKYRPEHVEEMIERLFDTSA; encoded by the exons ATGATCCCGACGGAGGATGCATCCGCCAGGAAAAGGGAAATAGAGGAGAAACTGAAACAG GAACAGGATACATTATCATTTATCCGTGATAACTTGGAGAAGAGTGATCAGTTGACCAAAGGCATG GTGTCCATCTTGTCCTCGTTCGAGAGCCGCCTCATGCAGCTGGAGAACTCCATCATCCCTGTGCACAAGCAGACTGAGAATCTGCAGCGCCTGCAGGACAACGTGGACAAGaccctctcctgcctggaccaTGTGATCAGCTACTACCACGTAGCAAAAGACACGGACAAGATCATAAAGGAAGG ACCTGCAGGCAGACTCGAGGAGTATCTGGCTTGTATCGCCAAAATCCAGAAAGCAGTGGAATATTTTCAGGACAACAATCCTGACAGCCCAGAGCTCAACACGGTG AAAGCTCGGTTCGAGAAGGGCAAGGAGCTGCTGGAGGCTGAGTTTCGGAGCCTTCTGACCCGCTACAGCAAACCCGTGCCTCCCATCCTCATCCTCGACTTGATTGGTGGGGACGAGGAGCTGGACGTCCAGGAGGAGGTCACCCTTGAGCACCTGCCCGAGGCCGTGCTGCAGGACATCATCTGCATCTCCGGCTGGCTCGTAGAGTATGGCCGCAACCAGG ACTTCATGAACGTGTATTTCCAGATCAGGTCCAGCCAGCTGGACCGCTCCATAAAGGGGCTAAAGGAACATTTTCGCAAGAGCAGCTCCTCCTCTGGTGTGCTGTACTCTCCGGCGGTGCAGAACAAGCGCAAGGACACACCCACCAAGAAACCCCCCAAGAGACCAG GCACAATCCGTAAGGCTCAGAACCTTCTGAAACAGTACTCTCAGCATGGGCTGGATGGGAAAAAAGGGGGCACTAACCTCACTCCTTTGGAAG GCAAAGATGACGTCCTGGACATTGAGATCGATTCCTATATCCACTGCATCAGTGCCTTTGTGAAGCTGGCCCAGAGCGAGTACCAGCTGCTCACCGACATCATCCCTGAACACCACCAGAAGAAGACCTTTGACTCCCTCATCCAG GAGGCTCTGGACAATCTGATGCTGGAAGGAGACAATATAGTGTCTGCGGCGCGGAGGGCCATCATGCGGCACGACTATTCCGCCGTGCTCACAATCTTCCCCATCCTGCGGCATCTGAAGCAGACCAAGCCCGAGTTCGACCAGGTCCTCCAG GGGACGGCCGCCAGTACGAAGAACAAGCTGCCCACTCTCATCACCTCCATGGAGACCATTGGCGCCAAAGCACTGGAGGAATTTGCAGACAGCATTAAG AATGATCCAGACAAGGAGTATAACATGCCCAAGGATGGGACTGTCCATGAGTTGACGAGCAAT GCTATCTTGTTTCTTCAGCAGCTGCTAGATTTCCAGGAGACGGCCGGTGCCATGCTGGCCTCTCAAG AAACCAGTTCATCTGCCAGCAGTTACAGCTCAGAGTTCAGCCGGAGACTCCTCAGTACCTACATCT GTAAAGTGCTGGGAAATCTGCAGCTGAACCTCCTGAGCAAATCTAAAGTGTATGAAGACTCGGCTCTCAGTGCCATCTTCCTGCACAACAACTACAACTACATCCTGAAGTCACTGGAGAA GTCCGAGCTGATCCAGCTGGTGGCAGTGACGCACAAGAAGGCCGAGACCTCCTACAGAGAGCTGATCGAGCAGCAGATTCAGACTTACCAGCGAAG CTGGTTCAAGGTCACAGAGTACCTGACTGACAGGAATATGCCAGCTTTCCAGCCCGGCACCAAG CTGAAAGATAAGGAACGTCAGATGATTAAAGACAAATTTAAG GGCTTTAACGATGGCCTTGAGGAGCTGTGTAAAATCCAAAAGGTCTGGGCTATCCCTGACAAGGATCAGCGCGATGCTATCCGGCAGGCCCAGAAGAGGATGGTGTCCGAAGCCTACAGAGCTTTCTTGCAAAG GTATGCTAACATCCAATTCACCAAGAACCCAGAGAAATACCACAAATACAGACCCGAACATGTGGAGGAGATGATCGAGAGGCTGTTTGATACATCGGCGTGA
- the exoc7 gene encoding exocyst complex component 7 isoform X3 has translation MIPTEDASARKREIEEKLKQEQDTLSFIRDNLEKSDQLTKGMVSILSSFESRLMQLENSIIPVHKQTENLQRLQDNVDKTLSCLDHVISYYHVAKDTDKIIKEGPAGRLEEYLACIAKIQKAVEYFQDNNPDSPELNTVKARFEKGKELLEAEFRSLLTRYSKPVPPILILDLIGGDEELDVQEEVTLEHLPEAVLQDIICISGWLVEYGRNQDFMNVYFQIRSSQLDRSIKGLKEHFRKSSSSSGVLYSPAVQNKRKDTPTKKPPKRPVYIPGTIRKAQNLLKQYSQHGLDGKKGGTNLTPLEGKDDVLDIEIDSYIHCISAFVKLAQSEYQLLTDIIPEHHQKKTFDSLIQEALDNLMLEGDNIVSAARRAIMRHDYSAVLTIFPILRHLKQTKPEFDQVLQGTAASTKNKLPTLITSMETIGAKALEEFADSIKNDPDKEYNMPKDGTVHELTSNAILFLQQLLDFQETAGAMLASQETSSSASSYSSEFSRRLLSTYICKVLGNLQLNLLSKSKVYEDSALSAIFLHNNYNYILKSLEKSELIQLVAVTHKKAETSYRELIEQQIQTYQRSWFKVTEYLTDRNMPAFQPGTKLKDKERQMIKDKFKGFNDGLEELCKIQKVWAIPDKDQRDAIRQAQKRMVSEAYRAFLQRYANIQFTKNPEKYHKYRPEHVEEMIERLFDTSA, from the exons ATGATCCCGACGGAGGATGCATCCGCCAGGAAAAGGGAAATAGAGGAGAAACTGAAACAG GAACAGGATACATTATCATTTATCCGTGATAACTTGGAGAAGAGTGATCAGTTGACCAAAGGCATG GTGTCCATCTTGTCCTCGTTCGAGAGCCGCCTCATGCAGCTGGAGAACTCCATCATCCCTGTGCACAAGCAGACTGAGAATCTGCAGCGCCTGCAGGACAACGTGGACAAGaccctctcctgcctggaccaTGTGATCAGCTACTACCACGTAGCAAAAGACACGGACAAGATCATAAAGGAAGG ACCTGCAGGCAGACTCGAGGAGTATCTGGCTTGTATCGCCAAAATCCAGAAAGCAGTGGAATATTTTCAGGACAACAATCCTGACAGCCCAGAGCTCAACACGGTG AAAGCTCGGTTCGAGAAGGGCAAGGAGCTGCTGGAGGCTGAGTTTCGGAGCCTTCTGACCCGCTACAGCAAACCCGTGCCTCCCATCCTCATCCTCGACTTGATTGGTGGGGACGAGGAGCTGGACGTCCAGGAGGAGGTCACCCTTGAGCACCTGCCCGAGGCCGTGCTGCAGGACATCATCTGCATCTCCGGCTGGCTCGTAGAGTATGGCCGCAACCAGG ACTTCATGAACGTGTATTTCCAGATCAGGTCCAGCCAGCTGGACCGCTCCATAAAGGGGCTAAAGGAACATTTTCGCAAGAGCAGCTCCTCCTCTGGTGTGCTGTACTCTCCGGCGGTGCAGAACAAGCGCAAGGACACACCCACCAAGAAACCCCCCAAGAGACCAG TCTACATCCCAG GCACAATCCGTAAGGCTCAGAACCTTCTGAAACAGTACTCTCAGCATGGGCTGGATGGGAAAAAAGGGGGCACTAACCTCACTCCTTTGGAAG GCAAAGATGACGTCCTGGACATTGAGATCGATTCCTATATCCACTGCATCAGTGCCTTTGTGAAGCTGGCCCAGAGCGAGTACCAGCTGCTCACCGACATCATCCCTGAACACCACCAGAAGAAGACCTTTGACTCCCTCATCCAG GAGGCTCTGGACAATCTGATGCTGGAAGGAGACAATATAGTGTCTGCGGCGCGGAGGGCCATCATGCGGCACGACTATTCCGCCGTGCTCACAATCTTCCCCATCCTGCGGCATCTGAAGCAGACCAAGCCCGAGTTCGACCAGGTCCTCCAG GGGACGGCCGCCAGTACGAAGAACAAGCTGCCCACTCTCATCACCTCCATGGAGACCATTGGCGCCAAAGCACTGGAGGAATTTGCAGACAGCATTAAG AATGATCCAGACAAGGAGTATAACATGCCCAAGGATGGGACTGTCCATGAGTTGACGAGCAAT GCTATCTTGTTTCTTCAGCAGCTGCTAGATTTCCAGGAGACGGCCGGTGCCATGCTGGCCTCTCAAG AAACCAGTTCATCTGCCAGCAGTTACAGCTCAGAGTTCAGCCGGAGACTCCTCAGTACCTACATCT GTAAAGTGCTGGGAAATCTGCAGCTGAACCTCCTGAGCAAATCTAAAGTGTATGAAGACTCGGCTCTCAGTGCCATCTTCCTGCACAACAACTACAACTACATCCTGAAGTCACTGGAGAA GTCCGAGCTGATCCAGCTGGTGGCAGTGACGCACAAGAAGGCCGAGACCTCCTACAGAGAGCTGATCGAGCAGCAGATTCAGACTTACCAGCGAAG CTGGTTCAAGGTCACAGAGTACCTGACTGACAGGAATATGCCAGCTTTCCAGCCCGGCACCAAG CTGAAAGATAAGGAACGTCAGATGATTAAAGACAAATTTAAG GGCTTTAACGATGGCCTTGAGGAGCTGTGTAAAATCCAAAAGGTCTGGGCTATCCCTGACAAGGATCAGCGCGATGCTATCCGGCAGGCCCAGAAGAGGATGGTGTCCGAAGCCTACAGAGCTTTCTTGCAAAG GTATGCTAACATCCAATTCACCAAGAACCCAGAGAAATACCACAAATACAGACCCGAACATGTGGAGGAGATGATCGAGAGGCTGTTTGATACATCGGCGTGA
- the exoc7 gene encoding exocyst complex component 7 isoform X5 codes for MIPTEDASARKREIEEKLKQEQDTLSFIRDNLEKSDQLTKGMVSILSSFESRLMQLENSIIPVHKQTENLQRLQDNVDKTLSCLDHVISYYHVAKDTDKIIKEGPAGRLEEYLACIAKIQKAVEYFQDNNPDSPELNTVKARFEKGKELLEAEFRSLLTRYSKPVPPILILDLIGGDEELDVQEEVTLEHLPEAVLQDIICISGWLVEYGRNQDFMNVYFQIRSSQLDRSIKGLKEHFRKSSSSSGVLYSPAVQNKRKDTPTKKPPKRPGHDYDLRVKHLSDALSEKHGAVVGKDDVLDIEIDSYIHCISAFVKLAQSEYQLLTDIIPEHHQKKTFDSLIQEALDNLMLEGDNIVSAARRAIMRHDYSAVLTIFPILRHLKQTKPEFDQVLQGTAASTKNKLPTLITSMETIGAKALEEFADSIKNDPDKEYNMPKDGTVHELTSNAILFLQQLLDFQETAGAMLASQETSSSASSYSSEFSRRLLSTYICKVLGNLQLNLLSKSKVYEDSALSAIFLHNNYNYILKSLEKSELIQLVAVTHKKAETSYRELIEQQIQTYQRSWFKVTEYLTDRNMPAFQPGTKLKDKERQMIKDKFKGFNDGLEELCKIQKVWAIPDKDQRDAIRQAQKRMVSEAYRAFLQRYANIQFTKNPEKYHKYRPEHVEEMIERLFDTSA; via the exons ATGATCCCGACGGAGGATGCATCCGCCAGGAAAAGGGAAATAGAGGAGAAACTGAAACAG GAACAGGATACATTATCATTTATCCGTGATAACTTGGAGAAGAGTGATCAGTTGACCAAAGGCATG GTGTCCATCTTGTCCTCGTTCGAGAGCCGCCTCATGCAGCTGGAGAACTCCATCATCCCTGTGCACAAGCAGACTGAGAATCTGCAGCGCCTGCAGGACAACGTGGACAAGaccctctcctgcctggaccaTGTGATCAGCTACTACCACGTAGCAAAAGACACGGACAAGATCATAAAGGAAGG ACCTGCAGGCAGACTCGAGGAGTATCTGGCTTGTATCGCCAAAATCCAGAAAGCAGTGGAATATTTTCAGGACAACAATCCTGACAGCCCAGAGCTCAACACGGTG AAAGCTCGGTTCGAGAAGGGCAAGGAGCTGCTGGAGGCTGAGTTTCGGAGCCTTCTGACCCGCTACAGCAAACCCGTGCCTCCCATCCTCATCCTCGACTTGATTGGTGGGGACGAGGAGCTGGACGTCCAGGAGGAGGTCACCCTTGAGCACCTGCCCGAGGCCGTGCTGCAGGACATCATCTGCATCTCCGGCTGGCTCGTAGAGTATGGCCGCAACCAGG ACTTCATGAACGTGTATTTCCAGATCAGGTCCAGCCAGCTGGACCGCTCCATAAAGGGGCTAAAGGAACATTTTCGCAAGAGCAGCTCCTCCTCTGGTGTGCTGTACTCTCCGGCGGTGCAGAACAAGCGCAAGGACACACCCACCAAGAAACCCCCCAAGAGACCAG GTCATGATTACGACCTGAGGGTCAAACACCTCTCTGATGCCCTGAGTGAGAAGCACGGGGCTGTTGTGG GCAAAGATGACGTCCTGGACATTGAGATCGATTCCTATATCCACTGCATCAGTGCCTTTGTGAAGCTGGCCCAGAGCGAGTACCAGCTGCTCACCGACATCATCCCTGAACACCACCAGAAGAAGACCTTTGACTCCCTCATCCAG GAGGCTCTGGACAATCTGATGCTGGAAGGAGACAATATAGTGTCTGCGGCGCGGAGGGCCATCATGCGGCACGACTATTCCGCCGTGCTCACAATCTTCCCCATCCTGCGGCATCTGAAGCAGACCAAGCCCGAGTTCGACCAGGTCCTCCAG GGGACGGCCGCCAGTACGAAGAACAAGCTGCCCACTCTCATCACCTCCATGGAGACCATTGGCGCCAAAGCACTGGAGGAATTTGCAGACAGCATTAAG AATGATCCAGACAAGGAGTATAACATGCCCAAGGATGGGACTGTCCATGAGTTGACGAGCAAT GCTATCTTGTTTCTTCAGCAGCTGCTAGATTTCCAGGAGACGGCCGGTGCCATGCTGGCCTCTCAAG AAACCAGTTCATCTGCCAGCAGTTACAGCTCAGAGTTCAGCCGGAGACTCCTCAGTACCTACATCT GTAAAGTGCTGGGAAATCTGCAGCTGAACCTCCTGAGCAAATCTAAAGTGTATGAAGACTCGGCTCTCAGTGCCATCTTCCTGCACAACAACTACAACTACATCCTGAAGTCACTGGAGAA GTCCGAGCTGATCCAGCTGGTGGCAGTGACGCACAAGAAGGCCGAGACCTCCTACAGAGAGCTGATCGAGCAGCAGATTCAGACTTACCAGCGAAG CTGGTTCAAGGTCACAGAGTACCTGACTGACAGGAATATGCCAGCTTTCCAGCCCGGCACCAAG CTGAAAGATAAGGAACGTCAGATGATTAAAGACAAATTTAAG GGCTTTAACGATGGCCTTGAGGAGCTGTGTAAAATCCAAAAGGTCTGGGCTATCCCTGACAAGGATCAGCGCGATGCTATCCGGCAGGCCCAGAAGAGGATGGTGTCCGAAGCCTACAGAGCTTTCTTGCAAAG GTATGCTAACATCCAATTCACCAAGAACCCAGAGAAATACCACAAATACAGACCCGAACATGTGGAGGAGATGATCGAGAGGCTGTTTGATACATCGGCGTGA